In Aspergillus fumigatus Af293 chromosome 6, whole genome shotgun sequence, the genomic window CGCCAACAGGCTGTGATGCGATGCTTCGTGTTTTGGGGTTGCTTTCTACGTCTACAGAGCCCTCTGCCGGAGGTGCGGATACGCTGGTTGATGGGAGTGCAAGCAGGACGGAGAGGAGGTTCTTCATAGCAACTATTGGGCCTACGACGAGAGATCATCTTGTCAAGAATTATGGATTCCAACCGGATGTTTGCGCGGAGAAGCCTAGTCCGGAAGGTGTTGGTGCTGGCATTGAAGCGTTCTTACGGCGGTGGAAGGGAATATGATCCAGACGTGCTTGACAACTGTCACTGTACTTGTGCTTTATGCCTAATGTTTCGTCACGTTGGCGACGATTGCAAGGCTTGATGTAAAGATATGGTAATTCTTCAATATACCCAAGGAACAATGGCTGACAAGGTTGGACTGAATGGAGAGAGCATTGCACATCTAGACGAAGACTCGTTCATCAAACCCGACGCAAAGTACAGGGAAAATTGGTATGACTTTCTAAATTGACAAAGAACTAGCTGGGCGCCAACATGGAAATTTGCTCACAACAAAAGCATACGGCCGGCGCTGATCTCCTATTCAGTACAAAAGAAGGACCTAGGCGGAATCGGGTATTGTGGAAAGACGTTCAACGATGCGACGAGTCGTGAAAGTTGAATGCTGTTGGTATTCGCGATACGTACATGTGTTAGCATATCGCTAGAGCCTTCTTTCTATGCGCTTCTTATAATATGTGCAGGAGCTTAACCCGTCCCTGGATCGGCGGGTGAGATGGTCGAGTTTCAACCTGCCTTCAAGGTCTGCTGAAGAGTTGCCATTAAATCGAATACGGTCTAAGAGTACTGCAAGAGACGCCACTGAATCTCTACCGCATGATTTCTTCGTAGATCAGGGCTGCGGGTGGCTGGTCAGCGGCCTTTCAATGAAGCAAGCGGATAGAGTGACAACTGACTTTTCAATTGCTCCTTGCTGAGAGcatccttgttcttgtcaAAATCAAAGAAGCCCTCGGGAATAGGGGGAGCCGTGGGCTCATCGTCGGGGTCGTGGTACGGCTCCAGATACGGATGGCGTagagcttcttcaaccgTGATACGTTTTGCGGGGTTGAAAGCCAAAAGTTTTTCCAGGAGATCCAATGCTAGTTCGTTGCTCTTGGGAAATAATGCCTTGAATGggatcttcttcttgaaggGAAGGGAGCGAATGTACTCTCGAGCCCGGCGCGATTTTATGCCGTAGTAATCTTCCATGGTTGGTGTTCCGAGAACATCCAGAATGAGGGTCAATTGGTGATGGTCTACTCAGTCAGCCGCGGAACGCTTCCCTAAGGAAATTCCTCAAAGCACAGCAACTTACAGTCTTTCCCAGGGAACAAGGGCTTCCCGCTCAGCATCTCGGCCAAGATACACCCAACACTCCAGACATCAATGGCTTTCGTATACTCCTTGAATGTCAGCATGATCTCCGGCGCACGATACCATCGAGTGGCAACGTATTCCGTCATGAAACCTGAGTTGTCATCAGTCGATGCAGCCGACCTAGCCAAGCCAAAGTCGCAGACTTTCAGGTCACAGTTGGCGTTAAGTAGCAGATTTGAGGGCTTAAGGTCACGGTGAAGCACGTTCGCTGAGTGCATGGCTTTGAGTGCACGGAGGGTCTGATAGATAAAGTATTGGCAGTGGTCATCGGAGAGATCCTGGGTGCGGATGACACGATGCATATCGGTTTCCATCAACTCCTGTCCAAGCAATCAGTCTTTCGAGGTCTAGACGTGTGCGTGTGTGTGTGCTTGTGCTGAGGAATGTACCTGAATCAAATACACCTCGTTGAAACTCTCATAGTTGCGAGGCCTCTGAATATCCAAGATCGAAATGATGTT contains:
- the mpkB gene encoding mitogen-activated protein kinase — protein: MVQQPPQGGSRKISFNVSEQYEIQDVIGEGAYGVVCSAIHKPSGQKVAIKKITPFDHSMFCLRTLREMKLLRYFNHENIISILDIQRPRNYESFNEVYLIQELMETDMHRVIRTQDLSDDHCQYFIYQTLRALKAMHSANVLHRDLKPSNLLLNANCDLKVCDFGLARSAASTDDNSGFMTEYVATRWYRAPEIMLTFKEYTKAIDVWSVGCILAEMLSGKPLFPGKDYHHQLTLILDVLGTPTMEDYYGIKSRRAREYIRSLPFKKKIPFKALFPKSNELALDLLEKLLAFNPAKRITVEEALRHPYLEPYHDPDDEPTAPPIPEGFFDFDKNKDALSKEQLKTLIYEEIMR